In one Desulfovibrionales bacterium genomic region, the following are encoded:
- a CDS encoding Ni/Fe hydrogenase subunit alpha produces the protein MAQKITISPITRLEGHGKIDIFLDDQGNVSDTYFQVVELRGFEKFCQGRPVEELPRIMPKICGVCPGAHHMASSKAADAVYNVKIPTAARKLRELFYNAHIAHSHILHFFALAAPDFIPGAEADPARRNVIGLIDVVGKDVGVEVLKNRGYAQKIQGIIAGHPIHPVASIPGGMSKPLTGDERKEIEQMGRSLVAFAQKSLKIFEDLVLANKKYADLILSDIYHHETYYAGLVDTKGHVNFYDGRIRVVGPNGKEFVTFDAADYLQHIGERVEPWSYLKFPYLKAVGWKGLVDGPESGVYRVNSLARLNVAEGMATPLAQEAYEKFFAFFGLKPVHNTLAFHWARLIESLFACEEVLRLSQDPEITDPKVRTLPTEKPTEGVGVVEAARGTLYHHYITDDQGIVKKVNLIVATVQNNAAMGMSVKKAAGKLIKNGEVDNRLLDMVEMAFRAYDPCLACATHCLPGQMPLEVRLIRRGEPVRVLARNIGK, from the coding sequence ATGGCACAGAAGATTACCATCTCTCCGATAACCAGACTGGAAGGACATGGAAAAATCGACATCTTCCTTGATGACCAGGGAAATGTAAGCGATACCTACTTCCAGGTAGTAGAGCTGCGGGGTTTTGAAAAGTTCTGTCAGGGACGCCCGGTGGAGGAGTTGCCGCGCATCATGCCCAAGATCTGCGGCGTCTGCCCCGGCGCTCACCATATGGCCTCTTCCAAGGCGGCGGACGCGGTTTATAATGTGAAGATTCCAACGGCGGCGCGTAAGTTGCGGGAACTCTTCTATAACGCGCACATCGCTCATAGTCATATCCTTCATTTCTTTGCCTTGGCCGCCCCGGATTTTATCCCCGGGGCCGAGGCCGACCCGGCGAGAAGAAACGTCATCGGCCTGATTGATGTTGTGGGCAAGGATGTCGGAGTCGAGGTGTTGAAGAACCGGGGGTATGCCCAGAAGATACAGGGCATTATTGCCGGCCATCCAATCCATCCTGTGGCCTCCATCCCCGGCGGGATGTCAAAGCCGTTGACCGGGGACGAGAGAAAAGAGATCGAACAGATGGGGAGGTCTCTGGTTGCCTTTGCGCAGAAGAGCCTCAAAATCTTTGAGGACCTCGTGCTTGCTAATAAGAAATATGCCGACTTGATCCTGAGCGATATCTATCATCATGAGACGTATTATGCCGGCCTTGTTGATACCAAGGGGCACGTAAACTTTTATGACGGCCGGATACGGGTTGTGGGTCCCAATGGTAAGGAATTTGTCACATTTGATGCGGCAGATTACCTCCAGCACATCGGAGAACGTGTGGAACCGTGGTCTTATCTGAAATTTCCCTATCTGAAGGCGGTAGGCTGGAAAGGGCTCGTGGATGGACCGGAGAGCGGGGTTTACCGGGTTAATTCCCTGGCCCGTCTGAATGTGGCGGAGGGCATGGCAACACCCCTTGCACAGGAGGCCTATGAGAAATTCTTCGCCTTTTTCGGTCTAAAACCCGTCCATAATACCCTGGCCTTCCACTGGGCACGGTTGATAGAAAGCCTGTTTGCCTGCGAGGAGGTCCTCCGGCTGTCCCAGGACCCGGAGATTACCGATCCAAAGGTGCGGACCTTGCCCACAGAAAAGCCTACTGAAGGGGTAGGGGTTGTAGAAGCGGCGCGGGGTACGCTTTATCACCACTACATCACCGATGACCAGGGGATCGTCAAAAAGGTGAACCTGATTGTGGCTACCGTACAAAACAATGCCGCTATGGGCATGTCGGTCAAGAAGGCGGCCGGGAAGCTAATCAAAAACGGTGAAGTGGATAACCGGCTGCTGGATATGGTGGAGATGGCTTTTCGGGCCTATGATCCATGTTTAGCCTGTGCCACCCATTGTCTGCCCGGGCAGATGCCGTTGGAGGTCAGGTTGATCCGCCGCGGGGAGCCGGTGAGAGTTCTTGCCAGAAATATTGGTAAATAG
- a CDS encoding PocR ligand-binding domain-containing protein: MELTDILSVQGWKKLAEEINKRFGMNGSVNDKQGLLVAASPAPANKICPSIKAGEQSRAVCATAHRHLAGLAQETKKPAVGECDAGFTKFVAPIFYKDEFLGTAGGCGFLADNGLVDAFYVAKLLNLSEEEVNAWTAGIKKLSRSDLQAAMEYVEGRLGKILKDHKK, encoded by the coding sequence ATGGAGTTAACGGATATTTTATCAGTGCAAGGTTGGAAAAAATTGGCTGAGGAAATTAATAAAAGATTCGGGATGAACGGCAGTGTAAACGACAAACAGGGTCTGCTTGTTGCTGCCAGTCCTGCCCCGGCAAACAAAATCTGCCCAAGCATTAAAGCAGGCGAACAAAGCCGGGCGGTCTGTGCGACTGCCCACAGGCATTTGGCGGGGCTGGCCCAGGAAACCAAAAAGCCTGCGGTTGGGGAATGTGATGCCGGGTTTACCAAATTTGTGGCGCCAATTTTTTATAAAGATGAATTTTTGGGTACGGCTGGAGGGTGTGGTTTTCTCGCAGATAATGGCCTGGTAGATGCGTTTTATGTCGCGAAATTACTTAATCTCAGCGAGGAAGAAGTGAACGCCTGGACTGCCGGCATCAAGAAACTCTCGCGCTCGGACTTACAGGCAGCTATGGAATATGTCGAGGGGCGACTGGGAAAAATCCTGAAAGATCATAAAAAATGA
- a CDS encoding hydrogenase iron-sulfur subunit, translating to MTVESTSSAVNKPRIGVWICDCQGRVSTNVDTVSLVERAREMDGVVTVRRVDALCNTEELTRLRAELKENNINRFLFAGCSARSSLRFPEQQISAVLESTEIDKAMFEVANIREQCAWVHDDRKAATAKALDVLRMAHVRLKLDTPRAPATKIVPRSLVIGGGPAGLQTAQDLAALGQQVTLVEQASYLGGRMCQIPFLFQTENWPGRCVSTCVGPVQAAGSMFHPNVECLTSSEVADIERVDGNFRAKIRVGARFVDLDKCISCGKCAEVCPEEIASEFDEGLFRRKAIDKDFPRAVPDAYNILERACTGCGKCVEVCPAGAINLAAQAEEKEEDFGAVFLSTGFDTYDLSRNREFNYGLPDVMSGMEFERLLDRGVLRPSNGQAPRHIVFVLCAGSRATREKRGEGVSYCSKTCCGITMKQVERLGLTMNETDITVIYYYDIRAYERTFEAMYDHVKRMGIEFLQGEIEGITGSDDGVKIRVAQLEGTSPSPEAAHPFDAEGFVTLDADLVVLASAQTPRREAQPLVRKLGLQTDQFGFPMENQPRIFRPTESFVDRVYVVGAASGPKVVQQSVEQGSAAAMKAAPYLIKGEKDLLKFVSRIDPAACVRCRICETVCPHGAIKITEKGALSDPAFCQGCGFCIAACPTHAAELINFTEQQILDQIDVAFQGVPPGAPKILALLCYWCSYCGADLAGASGLKLPVNYRSIRIRCSSSVNSALVMEMFRRGVDGILVGGCPPGSCHHVNGNYLADKRTSLMQKLMAQLGLSEKRLKFDYIGVPHSQKFADTITAMDRDLRELGPNPVAVNTRERSERHGR from the coding sequence ATGACAGTAGAAAGCACTTCCTCAGCAGTAAATAAACCGCGCATAGGCGTGTGGATATGTGATTGTCAGGGGCGCGTTTCCACGAACGTAGATACCGTGTCCCTTGTTGAGAGGGCGCGAGAGATGGACGGCGTGGTCACGGTGAGGCGCGTGGATGCGCTGTGCAACACAGAGGAACTGACCCGGCTCCGGGCCGAACTTAAGGAGAACAACATCAATCGGTTCCTTTTTGCCGGATGTTCTGCGCGGTCGTCGCTCCGTTTTCCCGAACAGCAGATCAGCGCCGTGCTGGAAAGCACAGAGATAGACAAGGCCATGTTCGAGGTGGCGAACATCCGGGAACAGTGCGCCTGGGTCCATGACGACCGGAAGGCAGCGACGGCCAAGGCCCTTGACGTGCTCCGCATGGCTCATGTCAGATTGAAATTGGACACCCCGCGTGCGCCGGCGACTAAAATCGTACCCAGGTCCCTGGTTATAGGCGGCGGGCCGGCCGGTTTACAGACCGCCCAGGATCTTGCCGCCCTTGGTCAGCAGGTAACACTGGTAGAACAGGCTTCATACCTGGGGGGACGCATGTGTCAGATTCCCTTTCTCTTCCAGACCGAAAACTGGCCTGGGCGTTGCGTGAGTACCTGCGTAGGTCCGGTTCAGGCTGCAGGCAGCATGTTTCACCCGAATGTGGAATGCCTTACATCTTCGGAGGTTGCTGATATCGAAAGAGTTGATGGGAATTTTCGGGCGAAGATCCGGGTGGGCGCCCGTTTTGTGGATTTGGATAAATGCATCTCCTGCGGGAAGTGTGCCGAAGTATGTCCGGAGGAGATAGCGAGTGAGTTCGATGAAGGGCTGTTTCGCAGAAAGGCCATAGATAAAGATTTTCCGCGCGCAGTGCCGGATGCCTATAATATCCTGGAGCGAGCGTGCACCGGGTGCGGGAAATGTGTCGAGGTATGTCCGGCCGGGGCCATTAATCTTGCGGCGCAGGCGGAAGAAAAAGAAGAGGATTTCGGCGCTGTCTTTCTCTCTACAGGATTTGACACCTACGACCTTAGCCGGAACCGTGAGTTCAACTATGGCCTCCCCGATGTAATGTCGGGCATGGAATTTGAGCGGCTCCTCGACCGCGGAGTTCTACGCCCTTCGAACGGTCAGGCTCCCCGACATATTGTCTTTGTGCTCTGCGCCGGATCAAGGGCGACCAGAGAAAAGAGAGGAGAGGGCGTTTCGTACTGCTCGAAGACCTGTTGCGGAATTACCATGAAACAGGTTGAGCGGCTGGGTCTCACCATGAATGAGACGGATATTACCGTGATCTACTACTATGATATAAGGGCCTACGAGAGGACCTTCGAGGCCATGTATGATCACGTGAAAAGGATGGGTATCGAGTTTTTGCAGGGGGAGATTGAAGGGATCACCGGGAGTGACGATGGGGTAAAGATTCGTGTCGCGCAACTCGAAGGCACATCTCCTTCCCCGGAGGCGGCGCATCCCTTTGATGCCGAAGGTTTTGTCACCCTGGACGCCGATCTGGTCGTCCTGGCCTCTGCCCAGACGCCCCGGAGAGAGGCACAGCCGCTGGTTCGTAAACTCGGCCTCCAGACCGACCAGTTTGGGTTTCCCATGGAAAACCAGCCGCGTATTTTCCGGCCCACAGAGTCCTTCGTGGACCGGGTGTATGTAGTCGGCGCAGCCAGCGGACCGAAGGTTGTGCAGCAGAGTGTGGAGCAGGGCAGCGCCGCAGCGATGAAGGCCGCTCCCTACCTCATCAAGGGGGAAAAGGATCTCCTGAAGTTTGTGAGCCGCATTGATCCGGCCGCCTGCGTCCGCTGCCGGATCTGTGAGACGGTTTGCCCGCACGGGGCTATTAAGATTACGGAAAAGGGGGCGCTGAGTGATCCGGCATTTTGCCAGGGCTGCGGTTTTTGTATCGCGGCCTGTCCCACGCATGCTGCAGAGCTGATCAACTTCACGGAACAGCAGATTCTCGATCAGATCGATGTTGCCTTTCAGGGCGTACCCCCAGGCGCACCCAAGATTCTGGCCCTGCTCTGTTACTGGTGTTCCTACTGTGGGGCGGATCTTGCCGGAGCGAGCGGTTTGAAGCTCCCGGTTAACTACCGCAGCATCCGTATCCGGTGTTCTTCGTCGGTGAATTCTGCGCTTGTTATGGAGATGTTCCGGCGCGGGGTGGACGGTATCCTCGTAGGCGGATGTCCGCCCGGGAGTTGTCATCACGTGAACGGAAACTACCTGGCGGACAAGAGGACGTCCCTGATGCAGAAACTTATGGCCCAACTGGGGTTGAGTGAGAAGCGGCTGAAGTTTGATTACATAGGAGTCCCGCACTCACAGAAGTTTGCTGATACCATAACTGCAATGGACCGCGACCTGCGTGAACTTGGCCCCAATCCGGTGGCCGTGAACACCAGGGAGAGGAGTGAGCGTCATGGCAGATAA